A single region of the Phalacrocorax carbo chromosome 4, bPhaCar2.1, whole genome shotgun sequence genome encodes:
- the CLDN23 gene encoding claudin-23 codes for MRTPTAMIVGLVLCPCGLLLMLTGTLAPSWRKVSLIPDEPIDLILEQGLWDICSERQSSHVRQCSQADKLGYFEELPVRVAQGLMPTSLVLTSLGLVVAALGVRCWQKEPQHLLAGIAGLVLLLPGLLSLAPASWYTHELWALPAPAGSTLVVGYSLVLSYLGSCLEILGGLALALSFHHCRKERGAPKLPPSPVMEAGPWSTTGAYRNPWDVLEDERDGRHWRTSLPCDSDL; via the coding sequence atGCGGACACCAACGGCGATGATCGTGGGGCTGGTGCTGTGCCCCTGTGGGCTCCTGCTGATGCTCACAGGCACACTGGCACCCAGCTGGAGGAAGGTGAGCCTCATACCTGATGAGCCCATTGACCTCATCTTGGAGCAGGGCCTCTGGGATATATGCAGTGAGCGGCAGAGCAGCCATGTCCGCCAATGCAGCCAGGCTGATAAGCTGGGCTACTTTGAAGAGCTGCCTGTGCGGGTGGCCCAAGGGCTGATGCCCACCTCGCTGGTGCTCACCTCTCTGGGCTTGGTGGTAGCTGCCCTGGGGGTTCGCTGCTGGCAGAAGGAGCCACAGCACCTGCTGGCTGGCATAGCAGGGCTTGTGCTGCTCCTCCCAGGGCTACTGAGCCTTGCACCTGCCTCCTGGTATACCCATGAGCTGTGGGCACTGCCTGCACCGGCTGGCAGCACGCTGGTTGTAGGCTACAGCTTGGTGCTGAGCTACTTGGGAAGCTGCCTGGAGATCTTGGGGGGACTGGCTCTCGCCCTCAGCTTCCACCACTGCCGCAAGGAGCGGGGGGCCCCCAAactgccccccagccctgtgatGGAGGCTGGGCCATGGTCTACCACGGGCGCTTACCGCAATCCCTGGGACGTGCTGGAAGACGAGCGAGATGGACGACATTGGAGGACGAGCCTGCCTTGTGACTCTGACTTGTAG